The following coding sequences lie in one Babylonia areolata isolate BAREFJ2019XMU chromosome 7, ASM4173473v1, whole genome shotgun sequence genomic window:
- the LOC143283873 gene encoding arylsulfatase J-like, whose product MGWFGGFSIVLLLAVTMALVQKGAEAKKPHILVILADDVGNADYQDVDPFMRTPHLTDLRKRGLLLTHSYTLQTCTPTRAALLTGKYPYRLGLSVGKIKGTYLRWLDEKQKLLPQSMKEAGYRTHMVGKWHLGFCHWNLTPMFRGFDTFYGLYGGGAQGYFNHTSRSGSYDFRDNHRVAWELNGTYSTVLHTQRVQKIIKDHTGNKPFFIYLAYQNARQPNEAPAWYEDNHCSHVQSDLRRTHCAMVAAMDEGIGNITATLKEKGIENDTLILYLSDNGGPLGYGSYNWPLRGGKGTFWEGGTRQRTIFVYPNGLKPDLVGTEYDGLIHVTDWYKTLYSAGQGNFSLLHEMDSIDQYSKLTNGITPSAREVMVYNIDEGRAAVRINDYKYKRGNRWYSKGLSATPAPPDMLLNGIATSVDGFKSNEALFNVREDPGETKNLLDLAEDDIKLGSYLKKLREVLDAETPKFTPFTLEWPKNPMGRSNHYSGANSPGWCCLDEQNLNLSSHSSAG is encoded by the exons GACGTGGACCCCTTCATGAGGACGCCCCACCTGACGGACCTGAGGAAGAGGGGCCTGCTGCTGACCCATTCTTACACCCTGCAGACCTGCACACCCACCCGCGCCGCCCTGCTCACTGGAAA GTACCCCTACAGACTGGGTTTATCTGTGGGCAAGATCAAAGGTACCTACCTTCGCTGGTTGGATGAGAAGCAGAAGCTGCTACCCCAGTCCATGAAGGAGGCTGGATACAGGACTCACATGGTGGGCAAGTGGCACCTGGGCTTCTGTCACTGGAACCTGACGCCCATGTTCCGAGGGTTCGATACCTTCTACGGCTTGTACGGCGGCGGTGCCCAGGGCTACTTCAACCACACCT CCAGATCAGGTTCTTACGATTTCCGAGACAACCACCGAGTGGCATGGGAGCTGAATGGAACCTACTCCACTGTCCTGCACACCCAACGCGTGCAGAAAATCATCAAAGATCACACGGGCAACAAGCCATTCTTCATTTACCTCGCATACCAAAACGCCCGCCAACCTAACGAAGCccctgcctg GTACGAAGACAACCACTGCAGCCATGTGCAATCGGATTTACGAAGAACCCACTGCGCTATGGTGGCCGCCATGGATGAAGGGATCGGCAACATCACAGCCACTTTGAAAGAGAAG GGAATTGAAAACGACACCCTGATACTCTATCTCTCGGACAACGGAGGACCACTGGGCTACGGAAGCTACAACTGGCCCCTGAGGGGTGGCAAGGGCACCTTCTGGGAGGGTGGCACCCGACAACGTACCATCTTTGTCTACCCCAACGGTCTGAAGCCTGACCTGGTGGGCACGGAATACGATGGCCTCATCCACGTCACCGACTGGTACAAGACTCTCTACAGTGCGGGCCAGG GTAACTTTTCCCTCCTTCACGAGATGGACTCAATCGATCAGTACTCTAAACTGACCAATGGAATAACGCCGTCTGCACGGGAGGTAATGGTCTACAACATTGATGAAGGCCGCGCTGCTGTTCGCATCAACGATTACAAGTATAAGAGAG GTAACCGATGGTACAGCAAGGGGCTGTCTGCCACACCAGCGCCCCCAGACATGCTGCTGAATGGAATCGCTACATCGGTGGACGGATTTAAATCTAA CGAAGCGCTCTTCAACGTCCGCGAGGACCCTGGGGAGACCAAGAACCTGTTAGACCTGGCCGAGGACGACATAAAGCTCGGGAGCTACCTGAAGAAGCTGCGGGAGGTGCTGGACGCTGAGACACCCAAGTTCACCCCCTTCACTCTTGAATGGCCCAAAAACCCCATGGGCAGAAGCAATCACTACTCCGGCGCCAATTCCCCTGGGTGGTGTTGCCTGGATGAACAGAATCTGAACTTAAGCAGTCACAGCTCCGCGGGCTGA